The following proteins are co-located in the Abditibacteriaceae bacterium genome:
- a CDS encoding DUF1854 domain-containing protein, with amino-acid sequence MEFIYLDPKTTRLETAPDGTLRAHAAHGCAMEVDALRTFPLSHPRAYISLRDGKGKELGIIETIDALDSSSRELLDESLRRRYFLPKITAILEASERFGSSQWEVETDRGPRTLSTGVINEAVTEVEPGRYLITDVEGNRFEIPDLMQLDEASRARFLGKA; translated from the coding sequence ATGGAATTTATTTATCTCGATCCGAAAACGACGCGGCTGGAAACGGCCCCCGACGGCACGTTGCGCGCGCACGCGGCGCATGGCTGCGCGATGGAAGTCGATGCGTTGCGGACATTCCCGCTGTCGCACCCACGCGCCTACATTTCTTTGCGGGATGGCAAAGGCAAAGAACTCGGAATCATCGAAACAATTGACGCGCTCGATAGTTCGTCACGCGAATTGCTCGATGAGTCTTTGAGGCGTCGTTATTTTTTGCCGAAGATCACGGCGATTCTCGAAGCCAGCGAACGCTTTGGTTCCTCGCAGTGGGAAGTGGAAACCGATAGAGGGCCGCGCACGCTTTCGACCGGCGTTATTAACGAAGCCGTCACCGAAGTCGAGCCGGGCCGCTATCTGATAACTGACGTGGAAGGCAATCGCTTTGAAATTCCCGATTTGATGCAGCTCGATGAAGCCAGTCGGGCGCGCTTTCTGGGCAAGGCGTAA
- a CDS encoding ABC transporter transmembrane domain-containing protein: MAQVLESPDKSTEPQLPVAVQTRLNELGVNGDARVRVQSDLDERGNWGARYLVATSQRVVVLSAPISTVEKRNDTANSADVSVELDVPLAQLKNIETRAFIGASALEARVQNGDELPRVVELLRSSNAHSRDLNEAARQLKVLQEDENAPLPEPSEEKKICPNCARPLPNDTQVCPFCVNRLQALRRLFNYLGPYKWLAIGNGILSILGTAMSFVPAVAFAYLVDHVLNAREGATGTSSFGPLDSADSRQKLAVVVGVIVVASLFSAIINITRGRWAAYLGAGVLHDIRAGVYSHLQHLSLAYYDKREVGAVMSRVQNDVGMLQNFLLDGAENIIVATLTIIGVIIVMMTRSWQLALVVLIPVPFVILGTTTYWRGLMKLWRRVWRQNSSLGARLADSLNGVRVVRAFAQEEGEVGKFQTKSAELRDATMRVERKAAVFYPALGFIMGLGGPLTWYVGGRQVLDGTLTYGGLTLFTVLLTRLYEPIQQLTRLINFMTRAMTAAERVFEILDTDPDIKEKQGATAMPYVEGRVEFRDVIFGYDKYRPILHGVSLEVNPGEMVGLVGHSGAGKSTLINLLMRFYDVDNGALLIDGVDIRDVKRDDLRSQVGVVLQEPYLFHGSVWSNITYAKPDATPAEVIAAAKAAYAHDFIVGFPDGYDTVVGERGTRLSGGERQRISIARAILHNPRILILDEATASVDTQTEQQIQKALKNLVKGRTVFAIAHRLSTLRDADRLVVLEHGKIAEIGTHDELMQKHGTFYKLVEAQQQMNAVLTVGG; this comes from the coding sequence ATGGCTCAAGTGCTCGAATCTCCCGATAAATCTACCGAACCTCAATTGCCGGTTGCAGTTCAGACACGCTTAAACGAACTGGGCGTCAACGGCGACGCGCGCGTGCGCGTCCAAAGCGATCTTGATGAACGCGGCAACTGGGGCGCACGCTACCTTGTCGCAACGTCGCAACGTGTCGTCGTCCTTTCGGCCCCGATAAGTACGGTCGAAAAACGCAATGACACAGCGAACTCTGCCGATGTGAGCGTCGAGTTGGATGTTCCGCTCGCACAACTCAAGAACATTGAAACGCGCGCTTTTATTGGTGCTTCGGCTCTCGAAGCGCGTGTCCAAAACGGTGACGAATTGCCGCGCGTGGTGGAACTGCTGCGCTCTTCCAATGCACACTCGCGCGACTTGAATGAAGCCGCGCGTCAGTTGAAAGTGCTGCAAGAAGACGAAAACGCGCCGCTGCCCGAACCTTCCGAAGAAAAGAAAATCTGTCCCAATTGCGCGCGGCCCTTGCCCAACGATACGCAGGTTTGTCCGTTTTGCGTCAATCGCTTGCAGGCGCTCCGCCGCTTGTTCAACTACCTCGGCCCTTACAAATGGCTCGCTATCGGCAACGGAATCCTTTCGATTCTCGGCACCGCAATGTCATTTGTTCCCGCTGTGGCGTTTGCGTATCTCGTCGATCACGTTCTTAACGCACGCGAGGGCGCGACGGGAACCAGTTCGTTCGGGCCTTTGGATTCCGCCGATTCGCGGCAGAAACTGGCGGTTGTCGTTGGCGTAATTGTGGTGGCTTCGCTCTTTTCGGCGATTATTAATATCACGCGCGGACGCTGGGCCGCATATCTCGGTGCGGGCGTTTTGCACGACATTCGCGCCGGGGTTTACAGCCATTTGCAGCATCTTTCGCTCGCGTATTACGACAAGCGCGAAGTCGGTGCGGTGATGTCGCGCGTGCAAAACGACGTGGGAATGTTGCAGAACTTCCTGCTCGACGGCGCCGAAAATATTATCGTCGCAACGCTCACGATTATCGGCGTTATCATCGTGATGATGACCCGTTCGTGGCAACTGGCGCTTGTTGTTCTCATTCCGGTTCCGTTCGTTATTCTGGGCACCACAACCTACTGGCGCGGGCTGATGAAATTGTGGCGTCGCGTCTGGCGTCAGAATTCCAGTCTGGGCGCGCGTTTGGCCGACAGTCTCAACGGCGTGCGTGTGGTGCGTGCGTTCGCGCAGGAAGAAGGCGAAGTCGGAAAATTCCAGACCAAGAGCGCCGAACTGCGCGATGCGACAATGCGCGTCGAACGCAAAGCGGCTGTCTTTTATCCGGCGCTTGGCTTTATCATGGGCTTGGGCGGCCCTTTGACATGGTATGTCGGCGGGCGTCAGGTTTTGGATGGCACTTTAACTTACGGCGGATTGACGCTCTTCACGGTTTTGCTGACGCGCCTTTACGAGCCGATTCAACAACTGACGCGCCTTATCAACTTCATGACGCGCGCGATGACTGCCGCCGAACGTGTCTTTGAAATTCTCGATACCGACCCCGATATCAAAGAAAAGCAGGGCGCAACCGCGATGCCGTATGTCGAAGGCCGCGTCGAATTCCGCGACGTGATTTTCGGCTACGACAAATATCGTCCGATTTTGCATGGCGTCAGCCTGGAAGTGAATCCAGGCGAAATGGTGGGCCTCGTCGGTCATTCAGGCGCAGGCAAAAGCACGCTTATCAATTTGCTAATGCGCTTTTACGATGTCGATAACGGCGCGCTCTTAATTGATGGCGTGGATATTCGCGATGTGAAGCGCGACGATTTGCGCTCACAGGTCGGCGTGGTTTTGCAGGAACCCTATCTGTTCCACGGTTCGGTGTGGAGCAACATCACCTACGCCAAGCCCGACGCGACGCCTGCCGAAGTCATCGCGGCGGCCAAGGCGGCTTACGCGCACGACTTCATCGTAGGTTTTCCCGATGGTTACGACACCGTCGTCGGCGAACGCGGCACGCGTTTAAGCGGCGGCGAACGCCAGCGCATCTCGATTGCCCGCGCGATTTTGCACAACCCGCGCATCTTGATTCTGGATGAAGCAACGGCTTCGGTCGATACGCAAACCGAGCAGCAAATCCAGAAAGCGTTGAAGAACCTGGTAAAAGGCCGCACTGTTTTCGCAATCGCGCATCGCCTTTCCACCTTGCGCGACGCCGACCGATTGGTTGTCTTGGAACACGGAAAAATCGCCGAAATCGGCACGCATGACGAACTGATGCAAAAGCACGGCACGTTCTACAAGCTTGTTGAAGCGCAGCAGCAAATGAACGCTGTTCTCACCGTCGGCGGCTAA
- the galB gene encoding beta-galactosidase GalB: protein MRNSQHDSPLQISSPRRRANFNRDWRFYKGEVDDAQKVQFEDSQWRTLNLPHDWGIEGPFDQELPGETGKLPWHGVAWYRKTFQIPADEIGQHFTLEIDGAMSHSTVWLNGENMGGWPYGYSSYSLDLTSAVNEGKNTLAIRLDNLPDSSRWYPGGGIYRNVWLKQTGPIHVGQWGTQVSATIDGIVTVATTLKNENANAETVRSKSTVLDANANEVATHETELVLQPNEETVSRANLSVPSPHLWSIKDPHCYTLISQIVQGDTVLDSYETPFGIRSIRWDANAGFLLNEKRVQLNGVCLHHDLGALGAAINTRALQRQIEIMQEMGCNAIRTAHNPPAPEFLDLCDRMGVLVIDEFSDTWTIAKKPNGYAPLFKEWAEKDLRAMLRRDRNHPCIVAWSTGNEIGEQYEGHDVSQFLTDIVHSEDTTRPATTGNDRIPSGYNGFQKTVDVFGYNYKPVEYPKFHAENPEIPLYGSETASTISSRGEYFFPVTDDPEGGKSDFQMSSYDLSVPGWATTPDREFQGQDENPFVAGEFVWTGFDYLGEPTPYTSDTTVLTNFHTPEAQAKAAKELEEMGKLSVPSRSSYFGIVDLAGFPKDRFYLYQSRWRPDLPLAHILPHWTWPERIGETTPVHVYTSGDEAELFLNGESLGRKKKAQYEYRLRWDDVIYQPGEVRVVAYKNGVAWAESAIQTTGVATQIALRCDRDVLSADGEDLSFVTVSVVDDDWLVVSRSKNRLTFEISGPGEIVATDNGDATDHTPFQSKERNAFNGLALVVVRSVTGQSGAITLSASASGLKTGEVILTSQ, encoded by the coding sequence ATGCGTAATTCCCAACACGATTCGCCGCTTCAAATTTCTTCGCCGCGCCGTCGCGCGAACTTTAATCGCGACTGGCGTTTTTACAAAGGCGAAGTTGACGATGCCCAGAAGGTGCAATTCGAGGATTCGCAGTGGCGGACATTAAATTTGCCGCACGACTGGGGAATCGAAGGCCCGTTCGACCAAGAACTTCCAGGTGAAACCGGTAAATTGCCGTGGCACGGCGTGGCGTGGTATCGCAAAACCTTTCAGATTCCGGCAGATGAAATCGGGCAGCATTTCACCCTCGAAATCGACGGCGCGATGTCGCACTCTACCGTGTGGCTCAATGGCGAGAACATGGGTGGCTGGCCTTATGGCTACAGTTCGTACTCTCTCGATTTAACATCTGCCGTTAACGAAGGCAAAAACACGCTCGCGATTCGCCTCGATAACCTGCCCGACTCGTCGCGCTGGTATCCCGGCGGCGGCATTTATCGCAACGTCTGGCTCAAGCAAACCGGCCCAATTCACGTTGGGCAGTGGGGAACGCAGGTTTCGGCCACTATTGACGGAATCGTGACAGTTGCCACAACGCTGAAAAACGAAAACGCGAACGCCGAAACAGTACGGTCGAAATCGACCGTACTCGATGCCAACGCGAATGAAGTCGCAACACACGAAACTGAACTCGTTTTGCAACCAAACGAGGAAACAGTTTCGCGCGCAAATCTGTCTGTGCCTTCGCCACATTTGTGGTCGATTAAAGACCCGCACTGCTACACGCTTATTTCTCAAATCGTTCAGGGCGATACCGTTTTAGACAGTTACGAAACGCCGTTCGGCATTCGCAGCATTCGCTGGGACGCGAACGCGGGCTTTCTTCTCAACGAAAAACGTGTGCAGCTTAATGGCGTGTGTTTGCATCACGATTTAGGCGCGCTGGGTGCTGCGATTAATACACGCGCGTTGCAGCGCCAAATCGAGATTATGCAGGAGATGGGCTGCAACGCGATTCGCACCGCACACAACCCGCCCGCGCCGGAGTTTCTCGACCTGTGCGACCGCATGGGCGTACTGGTGATCGACGAGTTCAGCGATACCTGGACGATCGCCAAAAAGCCGAACGGCTACGCGCCGTTGTTCAAAGAATGGGCCGAAAAAGATTTGCGCGCGATGCTGCGCCGCGACCGCAATCATCCGTGCATTGTCGCATGGAGCACCGGCAACGAAATCGGCGAGCAGTATGAGGGACACGATGTTTCTCAGTTTCTCACCGACATCGTGCATTCCGAAGACACCACGCGCCCGGCAACGACGGGCAACGACCGGATTCCCTCGGGCTATAATGGCTTTCAGAAAACCGTGGATGTCTTTGGCTACAACTACAAGCCTGTCGAATACCCGAAATTCCACGCAGAAAACCCTGAAATCCCGCTGTATGGCAGCGAAACGGCTTCAACCATTTCATCGCGCGGCGAATACTTTTTCCCCGTGACCGACGATCCCGAAGGCGGCAAATCAGATTTCCAAATGAGTTCCTACGACCTTTCGGTTCCGGGTTGGGCAACAACGCCCGACCGCGAGTTTCAGGGACAGGATGAAAACCCGTTTGTCGCTGGCGAATTCGTTTGGACTGGCTTTGATTACCTCGGCGAACCAACGCCTTATACGTCGGACACGACAGTTCTCACCAATTTTCACACGCCCGAGGCACAAGCAAAAGCAGCAAAAGAGTTAGAAGAAATGGGAAAGCTGAGCGTGCCTTCGCGCAGTTCCTATTTCGGTATCGTCGATCTGGCGGGGTTTCCTAAAGACCGCTTCTATCTTTATCAGTCGCGCTGGCGGCCCGATTTGCCCCTCGCGCACATCCTCCCGCATTGGACCTGGCCCGAACGCATTGGGGAAACGACGCCCGTTCACGTTTACACTTCTGGCGACGAAGCCGAACTGTTCCTGAACGGTGAGTCGTTAGGACGCAAGAAGAAAGCGCAATACGAATATCGGCTGCGCTGGGACGACGTAATTTACCAACCGGGCGAAGTGCGCGTTGTCGCTTATAAAAACGGTGTGGCGTGGGCCGAAAGCGCGATACAGACAACCGGCGTGGCGACGCAGATCGCGCTTCGATGCGACCGCGACGTTCTCAGCGCCGATGGCGAAGATTTATCGTTTGTCACTGTTTCGGTTGTCGATGATGACTGGCTGGTTGTGTCACGCTCGAAAAACCGATTGACTTTCGAAATTTCCGGGCCGGGCGAAATTGTCGCCACCGACAACGGCGACGCCACCGACCATACGCCGTTTCAATCCAAAGAGCGCAACGCTTTCAACGGACTGGCTCTGGTCGTTGTCCGTTCGGTCACAGGACAATCCGGCGCGATTACGCTTTCAGCTTCCGCCAGTGGTTTAAAAACCGGCGAAGTCATCCTTACAAGCCAGTAA
- a CDS encoding AMMECR1 domain-containing protein: MKRTLLLLCLLLFSHVTRADDWQTPSVQRAALALSRRAMTHYFATGTTLTLPRDVPSALRKRGALFVTIEKQGQIQPRGCRGTIRPNFATIGDEIIRNSLAALTRDATQPPLRRDELARCRISLTLVQRVSPIQNPAQSSEEFGLVARAGERWGVVLPYEGRDQTTRAAWARRKAGLPSSAAVEWLELRAVRFRE, encoded by the coding sequence ATGAAACGCACCTTGCTTCTTCTGTGCTTGCTTTTGTTTTCGCACGTCACACGCGCAGACGATTGGCAAACACCTTCGGTGCAACGCGCAGCCCTCGCGCTTTCGCGCCGCGCAATGACGCATTACTTCGCAACTGGAACAACGCTAACTCTGCCGCGCGATGTTCCTTCTGCCTTGCGTAAACGCGGCGCGCTGTTCGTGACGATTGAAAAGCAGGGACAAATTCAGCCGCGTGGTTGTCGCGGCACGATTCGGCCCAACTTCGCTACAATCGGCGACGAGATTATTCGGAATTCGCTTGCGGCTTTAACACGCGACGCCACACAGCCGCCGCTTCGACGCGATGAACTCGCGCGCTGCCGCATTTCGCTCACCCTTGTTCAGCGCGTTTCACCGATTCAGAATCCGGCGCAAAGTTCGGAAGAATTTGGCCTCGTCGCGCGTGCGGGCGAACGCTGGGGCGTCGTGTTGCCTTACGAAGGCCGCGACCAAACGACACGCGCGGCGTGGGCGCGGCGCAAAGCAGGCCTGCCATCAAGCGCCGCCGTCGAATGGCTGGAGTTGCGTGCGGTGCGCTTTCGCGAATAG
- a CDS encoding response regulator, giving the protein MIPTGSTVRPIEILLVEDSPTDVLLAQEALEHAKMLNNLHVASDGIEAMEFLRREGSFADAPRPDLVLLDLNLPRKDGRQVLAEIKADENLKRLPVVILTTSKAEEDVHRAYGLHANCYICKPIDFDRFTEVVKSIEMFWFTIVALPTRL; this is encoded by the coding sequence ATGATACCGACAGGATCAACCGTTCGGCCTATCGAAATTCTTCTGGTCGAAGACAGCCCGACCGATGTTCTGCTGGCGCAGGAAGCGCTCGAACACGCCAAAATGCTGAACAACCTGCACGTCGCCAGCGACGGCATTGAAGCGATGGAATTCTTGCGGCGCGAAGGCAGCTTCGCCGATGCGCCTCGGCCCGACCTTGTTCTGCTCGACCTCAATTTGCCGCGTAAAGATGGCCGTCAGGTGTTGGCGGAAATCAAAGCCGATGAGAATTTGAAGCGTTTGCCGGTCGTGATATTAACAACCTCGAAGGCCGAGGAAGATGTACATCGCGCCTATGGTTTGCACGCGAACTGCTACATTTGTAAACCCATCGACTTCGACCGCTTTACCGAAGTCGTTAAATCTATCGAGATGTTCTGGTTTACGATTGTGGCGTTGCCGACGCGCCTTTAG
- a CDS encoding sigma-54 dependent transcriptional regulator, with amino-acid sequence MPDSKVLVIDDEKPICLLIEGILAAEGLAVSKAHRASDGLASLEETEFGVVFLDMGLPDMKGIDVLREIKRRQPHVPVVMITGNASKDSAVEAMRQGAYDYLAKPFNISDVALVAGRALERNRLIDENRFLREELRARYNFDNIVGSSEGVQAAYVLAAKVAAQNATVLITGESGTGKEMLARTIHYQSKRADKPFVKVNCAALPEHLLEDELFGHEKGAFTDASAQRIGRFEWAHTGTLFLDEIGEIPPSVQVKLLRVLQEKEFERIGSSKTIKVDVRILAATNKDLRAAIADGTFREDLYYRLNVVPIELPPLRERPEDVPQLAEHFIKKYADGKRNLEITDEAMKALQSNEWKGNIRELENCIERAVILAEDDRIETRHLLLSPDTKNVQLLQTLAVMPTEGESRLGRRRTDSAPLPTLREAEQNLIARALDRADGDESAAAEMLDITPEQLQEKRSLKAEPKKRKK; translated from the coding sequence ATGCCTGATTCTAAAGTTCTCGTCATCGACGACGAAAAGCCGATTTGCCTGCTCATCGAGGGCATTCTTGCCGCCGAAGGCCTTGCTGTCTCGAAAGCGCACCGCGCTTCCGATGGACTGGCATCGCTGGAAGAAACCGAATTTGGAGTTGTCTTTCTTGATATGGGCTTGCCCGACATGAAAGGCATCGACGTGCTGCGCGAAATCAAGCGTCGCCAGCCGCACGTTCCAGTTGTGATGATTACCGGCAACGCCTCCAAAGATTCGGCTGTGGAAGCGATGCGCCAGGGCGCCTACGATTATCTGGCGAAGCCGTTTAATATCAGTGATGTCGCGCTTGTCGCAGGCCGCGCGCTCGAACGCAATCGCCTCATCGACGAGAATCGTTTTCTCCGTGAAGAACTGCGCGCCCGCTACAATTTCGATAACATCGTCGGCTCGTCGGAAGGCGTGCAGGCGGCGTATGTTCTGGCAGCGAAAGTCGCCGCGCAAAACGCCACGGTGCTAATTACCGGCGAAAGCGGAACCGGCAAGGAAATGCTGGCGCGCACCATTCATTACCAGAGCAAGCGCGCCGACAAGCCGTTTGTCAAAGTCAACTGCGCGGCGCTGCCCGAACATCTTCTCGAGGACGAACTCTTCGGCCACGAAAAAGGCGCGTTCACCGACGCCAGCGCGCAGCGCATCGGGCGCTTTGAGTGGGCGCACACCGGCACGTTGTTCCTCGATGAAATCGGCGAAATCCCGCCCAGTGTTCAGGTAAAACTGCTGCGCGTCTTGCAGGAAAAAGAGTTCGAGCGCATCGGCAGTTCCAAGACGATTAAAGTCGATGTGCGCATTCTGGCCGCGACCAACAAGGACTTGCGCGCCGCGATTGCCGACGGCACTTTCCGCGAAGATTTGTATTACCGTCTTAATGTTGTGCCGATTGAATTGCCGCCCTTGCGCGAACGGCCCGAAGACGTTCCACAACTCGCCGAGCATTTCATCAAAAAATACGCCGACGGCAAGCGCAACTTGGAAATCACCGACGAAGCGATGAAGGCGTTGCAAAGCAACGAGTGGAAAGGCAACATCCGCGAGTTGGAAAATTGCATCGAGCGCGCAGTAATTTTGGCCGAAGACGACCGCATCGAGACGCGGCACCTCTTGCTTTCGCCTGACACCAAAAACGTGCAATTGCTGCAAACGCTCGCTGTGATGCCAACCGAAGGTGAATCGCGTCTGGGCCGCCGTCGCACCGATTCGGCTCCGCTTCCCACACTGCGCGAAGCCGAACAAAACCTTATTGCGCGCGCCCTCGACCGGGCCGACGGCGACGAAAGCGCCGCCGCCGAAATGCTCGATATTACACCGGAACAACTGCAGGAAAAACGCAGCCTGAAAGCCGAACCGAAAAAGCGCAAGAAGTAA
- a CDS encoding Mrp/NBP35 family ATP-binding protein: MFGRKKTEENSPETVDDSAVLHALESVIDPDLNRNIVELGFVKNLRICGGNVAFDVELTTPACPVKEQLKQACEDVVRALPGVEKVAVNMTAQTRSAPAASSANAEAQGAPRRAPELKNLIPTVKNAIAVASGKGGVGKSTTAVNLAISLAQTGASVGLLDADIYGPSIPIMLGVPESEQPEVVLDENGHQRIVPLERYGIKLISVGFLTDKGNPIVWRGPMVSKMIQQFLGSVEWGELDYLIIDLPPGTGDTQLSLVQSAPLAGAVIVTTPEAVALEDVMRAGRMFEKMADGGTPVPILGIVENMSWFETPQGERISLFGEGGGQRAAEAFNVPLLGQIPRVLEITRGGDAGQPISAAHADHPVAHSYAEIAGAVARRVSTLAMNRGVFRVPAAGAPGVIPLMK; the protein is encoded by the coding sequence ATGTTTGGACGAAAAAAAACCGAAGAAAATTCTCCCGAAACCGTCGATGATTCCGCCGTTCTGCACGCGCTGGAAAGCGTAATCGACCCCGACTTAAATCGAAATATTGTCGAGCTAGGTTTTGTCAAGAACTTGCGCATCTGCGGCGGCAACGTCGCGTTCGATGTTGAACTGACAACACCCGCCTGCCCTGTCAAAGAGCAATTGAAGCAGGCGTGCGAAGACGTGGTGCGCGCGCTTCCCGGCGTCGAAAAGGTTGCCGTGAACATGACGGCGCAAACGCGCAGCGCGCCCGCTGCCAGTTCCGCTAACGCCGAAGCGCAAGGCGCGCCGCGTCGCGCGCCGGAATTGAAGAACCTCATTCCCACAGTGAAAAACGCAATCGCTGTCGCCAGCGGCAAAGGCGGCGTCGGCAAAAGCACAACCGCCGTCAATCTGGCGATTTCCCTCGCGCAAACCGGCGCGAGCGTCGGTCTTCTCGATGCCGATATTTACGGCCCCTCAATTCCGATTATGCTCGGCGTCCCCGAAAGCGAACAGCCTGAAGTCGTCCTTGACGAAAACGGCCACCAGCGCATCGTGCCGCTCGAACGCTATGGAATCAAGCTGATTTCCGTCGGCTTCCTCACCGACAAAGGCAACCCGATTGTCTGGCGCGGCCCGATGGTTTCCAAAATGATTCAGCAGTTTCTGGGTTCGGTCGAATGGGGCGAACTCGATTACCTCATCATCGACTTGCCGCCCGGCACCGGCGACACGCAGCTTTCGCTTGTGCAAAGCGCACCGTTAGCCGGAGCTGTTATCGTCACGACGCCTGAAGCCGTAGCTCTCGAAGACGTTATGCGTGCCGGACGAATGTTTGAAAAGATGGCCGATGGCGGCACGCCCGTCCCGATTCTGGGCATTGTCGAGAATATGAGCTGGTTTGAAACGCCGCAGGGCGAACGCATTTCGCTCTTTGGCGAAGGCGGCGGCCAGCGCGCGGCGGAAGCGTTTAATGTTCCGCTTCTCGGCCAGATTCCGCGCGTGCTGGAAATCACGCGCGGCGGCGACGCCGGACAACCAATTTCCGCCGCGCACGCCGATCATCCAGTCGCGCACAGCTATGCCGAAATCGCCGGAGCCGTCGCGCGTCGTGTCTCGACACTCGCCATGAATCGCGGCGTTTTCCGCGTTCCGGCAGCAGGCGCGCCGGGTGTTATTCCACTGATGAAATAG
- a CDS encoding CHASE3 domain-containing protein — protein sequence MRPNDSRKLYASFSFILALLLLLLAFSYRNFQRSAQANRLNVHSYQVMLQTDRLLRSIVDMETGVRGFLVVGDERFLEPFRQGKIDFTARWNQMQSLTSSQAEQQNRLLQLRVLEARWLALSSAAIESRRGSDGVEALRAAAQGAYGRKRLMDEMRGVIGAMEKTETALLRQRTREDRHLQSTTATTLVVGGIFSVISTLALASVAAANMRRLRKTVVQLATARDSLEKEVVERRHAEERLAALNIDLQRSNNDLEQFAYIASHDLQEPLRAVGGCVQVLQRRYEGKLDARADQFIQHAVEGATRMQTLINDLLVFSRVGSKVLDLEPTDLNQAVQRIEIALGVAIAETEAQITRDDLPTVLVDSGQIEQVLQNLVANGLKFRGAAPPKIHIGARRETVDGDESWIVSVTDKGIGIEPDYFERIFVMFQRLHTRTEYQGTGIGLAICKKIIERHGGRIGVESTFGQGSRFWFSLPVAAQSAP from the coding sequence GTGCGCCCCAATGACTCCCGAAAGTTGTACGCCAGCTTCAGCTTTATCCTCGCGCTTTTGCTGCTGCTACTGGCGTTTTCTTATCGTAACTTTCAACGTTCGGCGCAGGCCAATCGGCTTAATGTCCACAGCTATCAAGTGATGCTGCAAACCGACCGCTTGCTGCGCTCAATTGTCGATATGGAAACCGGAGTTCGTGGTTTTCTCGTCGTAGGCGACGAGCGTTTTCTGGAGCCGTTTCGCCAGGGGAAAATAGATTTCACCGCGCGCTGGAATCAGATGCAAAGCCTGACTTCCAGTCAGGCCGAGCAGCAGAATCGCCTGCTGCAACTGCGAGTGCTCGAAGCCCGCTGGTTGGCTTTAAGCTCCGCCGCTATCGAAAGCCGTCGGGGCAGCGACGGCGTCGAAGCGTTGCGGGCCGCCGCTCAGGGCGCGTATGGACGCAAGCGCCTGATGGACGAGATGCGCGGGGTTATCGGCGCGATGGAAAAAACGGAAACCGCTTTGCTGCGCCAGCGCACGCGCGAAGATCGGCATTTGCAAAGCACGACGGCAACGACGCTTGTGGTCGGCGGCATTTTCTCGGTTATTTCGACGCTGGCTCTGGCGTCGGTTGCGGCAGCCAACATGCGTCGTCTCCGCAAAACGGTCGTGCAACTCGCGACGGCCAGAGACAGTCTGGAAAAGGAAGTTGTCGAACGCCGCCATGCCGAAGAGCGTTTGGCCGCGTTAAACATCGACTTGCAGCGCTCCAATAACGACCTAGAGCAGTTCGCGTATATTGCCTCGCACGATTTGCAGGAGCCGCTGCGCGCGGTCGGCGGCTGCGTGCAAGTGCTGCAGCGCCGCTACGAAGGAAAACTCGACGCGCGCGCCGATCAATTCATCCAACACGCCGTCGAGGGCGCGACGCGAATGCAAACGCTGATTAACGATTTGCTGGTGTTTTCGCGCGTTGGCAGCAAAGTGCTCGACCTGGAACCCACCGATTTGAACCAAGCGGTTCAGCGCATCGAAATCGCTCTGGGGGTTGCAATTGCAGAAACGGAAGCGCAAATTACGCGCGACGACTTGCCAACTGTCCTGGTCGATAGCGGACAAATCGAGCAGGTGCTGCAAAATCTGGTGGCGAATGGCTTGAAGTTTCGCGGCGCGGCCCCACCAAAAATTCATATCGGCGCGCGGCGCGAAACGGTTGATGGCGACGAAAGCTGGATCGTTTCCGTCACGGACAAGGGAATCGGTATCGAGCCGGATTACTTCGAGCGAATTTTCGTGATGTTCCAGCGCTTGCACACGCGCACCGAATACCAGGGCACTGGAATCGGGTTGGCGATTTGTAAGAAAATCATTGAGCGACATGGCGGACGCATCGGCGTTGAAAGCACATTCGGCCAGGGCAGTAGGTTCTGGTTCTCGCTGCCGGTGGCCGCCCAATCCGCACCATAA